In Nycticebus coucang isolate mNycCou1 chromosome 9, mNycCou1.pri, whole genome shotgun sequence, the following are encoded in one genomic region:
- the BEGAIN gene encoding brain-enriched guanylate kinase-associated protein isoform X8 encodes MGSHQSSQASAADMEKLSALQEQKGELRKRLSYTTHKLEKLETEFDSTRHYLEIELRRAQEELEKVTEKLRRIQSNYMALQRINQELEDKLYRMGQHYEEEKRALSHEIVALNSHLLEAKVTIDKLSEDNELYRKDCNLAAQLLQCSQTYGRVHKVSELPSDFQERVSLHMEKHGCSLPSPLCHPVYADSVPTCVIAKVLEKPDPASLSSHLSDASACDLAFREGVEKPGPRPPYKGDIYCSDTALYCPEERQRDRRPSVDASVTDVSFLRAQNSTDSAAEEEEEAEAAAFPASYRHEAFPGYAASLPTSSSYSSFSATSEEKEHAQASTLTASQQAIYLNSRDELFDRKPPTTYESSPRYAKAMAAVAAPLEAEVAPGYRRTMSPYPAETFRFPASPGPQQALMPPNLWNLRAKPETTRLPGENMRGQWRPLSVEDIGTYSYPASAASRASPGSFSERYYGRGGGSPGSNIEGRASPLYASYKADSFSEGDDLSQGHLGEPCFLRPGGDLSLSPSRSADPLPGYAASEGDGDRLGVQLCGAGSSPEPEHGSRDSLEPSSMEASPEMHPAARLSPQQAFPRTGGSGLSRKDSLTKAQLYGTLLN; translated from the exons ATGGGCAGTCATCAGTCTTCCCAG GCCTCTGCCGCAGACATGGAGAAACTCAG CGCGCTGCAGGAACAGAAGGGCGAGCTGCGCAAGCGGCTGTCCTACACTACGCACAAGCTCGAGAAGCTCGAGACAGAGTTCGACTCCACGCGCCACTACCTGGAGATCGAGCTGCGGCGCGCACAGGAGGAGCTGGAGAAGGTCACAGAGAAGCTGCGCAG GATTCAGAGCAACTATATGGCTCTGCAGCGGATCAACCAGGAGCTGGAGGACAAGCTGTACCGCATG GGCCAGCATTATGAAGAAGAGAAGCGTGCACTGAGCCACGAGATTGTTGCCCTCAATAGCCACCTGCTGGAGGCCAAGGTGACCATCGACAAGCTGTCAGAGGACAAC GAGCTCTATAGGAAGGACTGCAATCTAGCGGCCCAGCTGCTGCAGTGTAGCCAGACCTACGGCAGGGTCCATAAGGTGTCCGAG CTGCCCTCAGACTTCCAGGAGCGTGTGAGCCTGCACATGGAGAAGCATGGCTGCAGCCTGCCCTCCCCACTCTGCCACCCAGTCTATGCTGACAGTGTCCCCACCTGCGTCATTGCCAAGGTGTTGGAGAAGCCTGACCCTGCCAGCCTGTCCTCCCACCTGTCAGATGCCTCAGCCTGTGACCTGGCCTTCCGTGAGGGGGTTGAAAAGCCAGGCCCACGACCCCCGTATAAGGGGGACATCTACTGTAGCGACACGGCCCTCTACTGCCCGGAGGAGCGGCAGCGAGACAGGCGGCCCAGCGTGGACGCGTCTGTGACAGACGTGAGCTTCCTGAGGGCCCAGAACTCCACCGACAGCGCagctgaggaagaagaggaggctgaggcggcaGCCTTCCCAGCAAGCTACCGGCATGAGGCCTTTCCTGGCTATGCAGCCTCACTGCCCACGTCCAGCTCCTACTCCAGCTTCAGCGCCACATCGGAGGAGAAGGAGCATGCCCAGGCCAGCACGCTCACGGCCTCCCAGCAGGCCATCTATCTGAATAGCCGTGATGAACTCTTTGACCGCAAGCCACCCACCACCTATGAGAGCAGCCCTCGCTATGCCAAGGCCATGGCTGCAGTGGCAGCCCCACTAGAGGCTGAGGTGGCCCCAGGGTACAGGCGGACCATGTCACCGTACCCAGCGGAGACCTTCCGCTTTCCGGCCTCCCCAGGCCCCCAGCAGGCCCTGATGCCCCCAAACCTGTGGAACCTGCGGGCCAAGCCAGAGACCACTCGGCTCCCTGGGGAGAATATGAGGGGCCAGTGGCGGCCCCTAAGCGTGGAGGACATTGGCACCTATTCCTACCCAGCCAGTGCCGCAAGCCGCGCTTCTCCCGGCAGCTTCTCTGAACGCTACTACGGTAGGGGTGGGGGCAGTCCAGGCTCAAACATAGAGGGCCGCGCCAGCCCCCTCTATGCCAGCTACAAGGCTGATAGCTTCTCCGAAGGTGATGATCTTTCCCAGGGCCACCTGGGAGAGCCCTGCTTTCTGCGGCCAGGCGGTGACCTGAGCCTCAGCCCCAGCCGTTCAGCTGACCCACTGCCTGGCTACGCAGCCAGTGAGGGGGATGGAGACAGGCTCGGGGTGCAGCTGTGTGGGGCCGGCAGCAGCCCTGAGCCCGAACATGGCTCCAGGGACTCCCTGGAGCCTAGCTCCATGGAGGCTTCCCCAGAGATGCACCCTGCAGCCCGCCTCAGCCCCCAGCAGGCTTTCCCACGGACTGGTGGTTCTGGGCTGAGCCGCAAGGATAGCCTCACCAAAGCCCAGCTCTATGGAACCTTGCTTAACTGA
- the BEGAIN gene encoding brain-enriched guanylate kinase-associated protein isoform X5, which translates to MGSHQSSQASAADMEKLRLRSPWVPSCLGQPRVLPGRLARSSPSLWDSALQEQKGELRKRLSYTTHKLEKLETEFDSTRHYLEIELRRAQEELEKVTEKLRRIQSNYMALQRINQELEDKLYRMGQHYEEEKRALSHEIVALNSHLLEAKVTIDKLSEDNELYRKDCNLAAQLLQCSQTYGRVHKVSELPSDFQERVSLHMEKHGCSLPSPLCHPVYADSVPTCVIAKVLEKPDPASLSSHLSDASACDLAFREGVEKPGPRPPYKGDIYCSDTALYCPEERQRDRRPSVDASVTDVSFLRAQNSTDSAAEEEEEAEAAAFPASYRHEAFPGYAASLPTSSSYSSFSATSEEKEHAQASTLTASQQAIYLNSRDELFDRKPPTTYESSPRYAKAMAAVAAPLEAEVAPGYRRTMSPYPAETFRFPASPGPQQALMPPNLWNLRAKPETTRLPGENMRGQWRPLSVEDIGTYSYPASAASRASPGSFSERYYGRGGGSPGSNIEGRASPLYASYKADSFSEGDDLSQGHLGEPCFLRPGGDLSLSPSRSADPLPGYAASEGDGDRLGVQLCGAGSSPEPEHGSRDSLEPSSMEASPEMHPAARLSPQQAFPRTGGSGLSRKDSLTKAQLYGTLLN; encoded by the exons ATGGGCAGTCATCAGTCTTCCCAG GCCTCTGCCGCAGACATGGAGAAACTCAG GCTGCGCAGCCCCTGGGTGCCCTCGTGCCTCGGGCAGCCCCGAGTCCTGCCGGGCCGATTGGCCAGGTCCTCGCCCTCGCTCTGGGACAG CGCGCTGCAGGAACAGAAGGGCGAGCTGCGCAAGCGGCTGTCCTACACTACGCACAAGCTCGAGAAGCTCGAGACAGAGTTCGACTCCACGCGCCACTACCTGGAGATCGAGCTGCGGCGCGCACAGGAGGAGCTGGAGAAGGTCACAGAGAAGCTGCGCAG GATTCAGAGCAACTATATGGCTCTGCAGCGGATCAACCAGGAGCTGGAGGACAAGCTGTACCGCATG GGCCAGCATTATGAAGAAGAGAAGCGTGCACTGAGCCACGAGATTGTTGCCCTCAATAGCCACCTGCTGGAGGCCAAGGTGACCATCGACAAGCTGTCAGAGGACAAC GAGCTCTATAGGAAGGACTGCAATCTAGCGGCCCAGCTGCTGCAGTGTAGCCAGACCTACGGCAGGGTCCATAAGGTGTCCGAG CTGCCCTCAGACTTCCAGGAGCGTGTGAGCCTGCACATGGAGAAGCATGGCTGCAGCCTGCCCTCCCCACTCTGCCACCCAGTCTATGCTGACAGTGTCCCCACCTGCGTCATTGCCAAGGTGTTGGAGAAGCCTGACCCTGCCAGCCTGTCCTCCCACCTGTCAGATGCCTCAGCCTGTGACCTGGCCTTCCGTGAGGGGGTTGAAAAGCCAGGCCCACGACCCCCGTATAAGGGGGACATCTACTGTAGCGACACGGCCCTCTACTGCCCGGAGGAGCGGCAGCGAGACAGGCGGCCCAGCGTGGACGCGTCTGTGACAGACGTGAGCTTCCTGAGGGCCCAGAACTCCACCGACAGCGCagctgaggaagaagaggaggctgaggcggcaGCCTTCCCAGCAAGCTACCGGCATGAGGCCTTTCCTGGCTATGCAGCCTCACTGCCCACGTCCAGCTCCTACTCCAGCTTCAGCGCCACATCGGAGGAGAAGGAGCATGCCCAGGCCAGCACGCTCACGGCCTCCCAGCAGGCCATCTATCTGAATAGCCGTGATGAACTCTTTGACCGCAAGCCACCCACCACCTATGAGAGCAGCCCTCGCTATGCCAAGGCCATGGCTGCAGTGGCAGCCCCACTAGAGGCTGAGGTGGCCCCAGGGTACAGGCGGACCATGTCACCGTACCCAGCGGAGACCTTCCGCTTTCCGGCCTCCCCAGGCCCCCAGCAGGCCCTGATGCCCCCAAACCTGTGGAACCTGCGGGCCAAGCCAGAGACCACTCGGCTCCCTGGGGAGAATATGAGGGGCCAGTGGCGGCCCCTAAGCGTGGAGGACATTGGCACCTATTCCTACCCAGCCAGTGCCGCAAGCCGCGCTTCTCCCGGCAGCTTCTCTGAACGCTACTACGGTAGGGGTGGGGGCAGTCCAGGCTCAAACATAGAGGGCCGCGCCAGCCCCCTCTATGCCAGCTACAAGGCTGATAGCTTCTCCGAAGGTGATGATCTTTCCCAGGGCCACCTGGGAGAGCCCTGCTTTCTGCGGCCAGGCGGTGACCTGAGCCTCAGCCCCAGCCGTTCAGCTGACCCACTGCCTGGCTACGCAGCCAGTGAGGGGGATGGAGACAGGCTCGGGGTGCAGCTGTGTGGGGCCGGCAGCAGCCCTGAGCCCGAACATGGCTCCAGGGACTCCCTGGAGCCTAGCTCCATGGAGGCTTCCCCAGAGATGCACCCTGCAGCCCGCCTCAGCCCCCAGCAGGCTTTCCCACGGACTGGTGGTTCTGGGCTGAGCCGCAAGGATAGCCTCACCAAAGCCCAGCTCTATGGAACCTTGCTTAACTGA
- the BEGAIN gene encoding brain-enriched guanylate kinase-associated protein isoform X6 — protein sequence MEKLRLRSPWVPSCLGQPRVLPGRLARSSPSLWDSALQEQKGELRKRLSYTTHKLEKLETEFDSTRHYLEIELRRAQEELEKVTEKLRRIQSNYMALQRINQELEDKLYRMGQHYEEEKRALSHEIVALNSHLLEAKVTIDKLSEDNELYRKDCNLAAQLLQCSQTYGRVHKVSELPSDFQERVSLHMEKHGCSLPSPLCHPVYADSVPTCVIAKVLEKPDPASLSSHLSDASACDLAFREGVEKPGPRPPYKGDIYCSDTALYCPEERQRDRRPSVDASVTDVSFLRAQNSTDSAAEEEEEAEAAAFPASYRHEAFPGYAASLPTSSSYSSFSATSEEKEHAQASTLTASQQAIYLNSRDELFDRKPPTTYESSPRYAKAMAAVAAPLEAEVAPGYRRTMSPYPAETFRFPASPGPQQALMPPNLWNLRAKPETTRLPGENMRGQWRPLSVEDIGTYSYPASAASRASPGSFSERYYGRGGGSPGSNIEGRASPLYASYKADSFSEGDDLSQGHLGEPCFLRPGGDLSLSPSRSADPLPGYAASEGDGDRLGVQLCGAGSSPEPEHGSRDSLEPSSMEASPEMHPAARLSPQQAFPRTGGSGLSRKDSLTKAQLYGTLLN from the exons ATGGAGAAACTCAG GCTGCGCAGCCCCTGGGTGCCCTCGTGCCTCGGGCAGCCCCGAGTCCTGCCGGGCCGATTGGCCAGGTCCTCGCCCTCGCTCTGGGACAG CGCGCTGCAGGAACAGAAGGGCGAGCTGCGCAAGCGGCTGTCCTACACTACGCACAAGCTCGAGAAGCTCGAGACAGAGTTCGACTCCACGCGCCACTACCTGGAGATCGAGCTGCGGCGCGCACAGGAGGAGCTGGAGAAGGTCACAGAGAAGCTGCGCAG GATTCAGAGCAACTATATGGCTCTGCAGCGGATCAACCAGGAGCTGGAGGACAAGCTGTACCGCATG GGCCAGCATTATGAAGAAGAGAAGCGTGCACTGAGCCACGAGATTGTTGCCCTCAATAGCCACCTGCTGGAGGCCAAGGTGACCATCGACAAGCTGTCAGAGGACAAC GAGCTCTATAGGAAGGACTGCAATCTAGCGGCCCAGCTGCTGCAGTGTAGCCAGACCTACGGCAGGGTCCATAAGGTGTCCGAG CTGCCCTCAGACTTCCAGGAGCGTGTGAGCCTGCACATGGAGAAGCATGGCTGCAGCCTGCCCTCCCCACTCTGCCACCCAGTCTATGCTGACAGTGTCCCCACCTGCGTCATTGCCAAGGTGTTGGAGAAGCCTGACCCTGCCAGCCTGTCCTCCCACCTGTCAGATGCCTCAGCCTGTGACCTGGCCTTCCGTGAGGGGGTTGAAAAGCCAGGCCCACGACCCCCGTATAAGGGGGACATCTACTGTAGCGACACGGCCCTCTACTGCCCGGAGGAGCGGCAGCGAGACAGGCGGCCCAGCGTGGACGCGTCTGTGACAGACGTGAGCTTCCTGAGGGCCCAGAACTCCACCGACAGCGCagctgaggaagaagaggaggctgaggcggcaGCCTTCCCAGCAAGCTACCGGCATGAGGCCTTTCCTGGCTATGCAGCCTCACTGCCCACGTCCAGCTCCTACTCCAGCTTCAGCGCCACATCGGAGGAGAAGGAGCATGCCCAGGCCAGCACGCTCACGGCCTCCCAGCAGGCCATCTATCTGAATAGCCGTGATGAACTCTTTGACCGCAAGCCACCCACCACCTATGAGAGCAGCCCTCGCTATGCCAAGGCCATGGCTGCAGTGGCAGCCCCACTAGAGGCTGAGGTGGCCCCAGGGTACAGGCGGACCATGTCACCGTACCCAGCGGAGACCTTCCGCTTTCCGGCCTCCCCAGGCCCCCAGCAGGCCCTGATGCCCCCAAACCTGTGGAACCTGCGGGCCAAGCCAGAGACCACTCGGCTCCCTGGGGAGAATATGAGGGGCCAGTGGCGGCCCCTAAGCGTGGAGGACATTGGCACCTATTCCTACCCAGCCAGTGCCGCAAGCCGCGCTTCTCCCGGCAGCTTCTCTGAACGCTACTACGGTAGGGGTGGGGGCAGTCCAGGCTCAAACATAGAGGGCCGCGCCAGCCCCCTCTATGCCAGCTACAAGGCTGATAGCTTCTCCGAAGGTGATGATCTTTCCCAGGGCCACCTGGGAGAGCCCTGCTTTCTGCGGCCAGGCGGTGACCTGAGCCTCAGCCCCAGCCGTTCAGCTGACCCACTGCCTGGCTACGCAGCCAGTGAGGGGGATGGAGACAGGCTCGGGGTGCAGCTGTGTGGGGCCGGCAGCAGCCCTGAGCCCGAACATGGCTCCAGGGACTCCCTGGAGCCTAGCTCCATGGAGGCTTCCCCAGAGATGCACCCTGCAGCCCGCCTCAGCCCCCAGCAGGCTTTCCCACGGACTGGTGGTTCTGGGCTGAGCCGCAAGGATAGCCTCACCAAAGCCCAGCTCTATGGAACCTTGCTTAACTGA
- the BEGAIN gene encoding brain-enriched guanylate kinase-associated protein isoform X9, with amino-acid sequence MEKLSALQEQKGELRKRLSYTTHKLEKLETEFDSTRHYLEIELRRAQEELEKVTEKLRRIQSNYMALQRINQELEDKLYRMGQHYEEEKRALSHEIVALNSHLLEAKVTIDKLSEDNELYRKDCNLAAQLLQCSQTYGRVHKVSELPSDFQERVSLHMEKHGCSLPSPLCHPVYADSVPTCVIAKVLEKPDPASLSSHLSDASACDLAFREGVEKPGPRPPYKGDIYCSDTALYCPEERQRDRRPSVDASVTDVSFLRAQNSTDSAAEEEEEAEAAAFPASYRHEAFPGYAASLPTSSSYSSFSATSEEKEHAQASTLTASQQAIYLNSRDELFDRKPPTTYESSPRYAKAMAAVAAPLEAEVAPGYRRTMSPYPAETFRFPASPGPQQALMPPNLWNLRAKPETTRLPGENMRGQWRPLSVEDIGTYSYPASAASRASPGSFSERYYGRGGGSPGSNIEGRASPLYASYKADSFSEGDDLSQGHLGEPCFLRPGGDLSLSPSRSADPLPGYAASEGDGDRLGVQLCGAGSSPEPEHGSRDSLEPSSMEASPEMHPAARLSPQQAFPRTGGSGLSRKDSLTKAQLYGTLLN; translated from the exons ATGGAGAAACTCAG CGCGCTGCAGGAACAGAAGGGCGAGCTGCGCAAGCGGCTGTCCTACACTACGCACAAGCTCGAGAAGCTCGAGACAGAGTTCGACTCCACGCGCCACTACCTGGAGATCGAGCTGCGGCGCGCACAGGAGGAGCTGGAGAAGGTCACAGAGAAGCTGCGCAG GATTCAGAGCAACTATATGGCTCTGCAGCGGATCAACCAGGAGCTGGAGGACAAGCTGTACCGCATG GGCCAGCATTATGAAGAAGAGAAGCGTGCACTGAGCCACGAGATTGTTGCCCTCAATAGCCACCTGCTGGAGGCCAAGGTGACCATCGACAAGCTGTCAGAGGACAAC GAGCTCTATAGGAAGGACTGCAATCTAGCGGCCCAGCTGCTGCAGTGTAGCCAGACCTACGGCAGGGTCCATAAGGTGTCCGAG CTGCCCTCAGACTTCCAGGAGCGTGTGAGCCTGCACATGGAGAAGCATGGCTGCAGCCTGCCCTCCCCACTCTGCCACCCAGTCTATGCTGACAGTGTCCCCACCTGCGTCATTGCCAAGGTGTTGGAGAAGCCTGACCCTGCCAGCCTGTCCTCCCACCTGTCAGATGCCTCAGCCTGTGACCTGGCCTTCCGTGAGGGGGTTGAAAAGCCAGGCCCACGACCCCCGTATAAGGGGGACATCTACTGTAGCGACACGGCCCTCTACTGCCCGGAGGAGCGGCAGCGAGACAGGCGGCCCAGCGTGGACGCGTCTGTGACAGACGTGAGCTTCCTGAGGGCCCAGAACTCCACCGACAGCGCagctgaggaagaagaggaggctgaggcggcaGCCTTCCCAGCAAGCTACCGGCATGAGGCCTTTCCTGGCTATGCAGCCTCACTGCCCACGTCCAGCTCCTACTCCAGCTTCAGCGCCACATCGGAGGAGAAGGAGCATGCCCAGGCCAGCACGCTCACGGCCTCCCAGCAGGCCATCTATCTGAATAGCCGTGATGAACTCTTTGACCGCAAGCCACCCACCACCTATGAGAGCAGCCCTCGCTATGCCAAGGCCATGGCTGCAGTGGCAGCCCCACTAGAGGCTGAGGTGGCCCCAGGGTACAGGCGGACCATGTCACCGTACCCAGCGGAGACCTTCCGCTTTCCGGCCTCCCCAGGCCCCCAGCAGGCCCTGATGCCCCCAAACCTGTGGAACCTGCGGGCCAAGCCAGAGACCACTCGGCTCCCTGGGGAGAATATGAGGGGCCAGTGGCGGCCCCTAAGCGTGGAGGACATTGGCACCTATTCCTACCCAGCCAGTGCCGCAAGCCGCGCTTCTCCCGGCAGCTTCTCTGAACGCTACTACGGTAGGGGTGGGGGCAGTCCAGGCTCAAACATAGAGGGCCGCGCCAGCCCCCTCTATGCCAGCTACAAGGCTGATAGCTTCTCCGAAGGTGATGATCTTTCCCAGGGCCACCTGGGAGAGCCCTGCTTTCTGCGGCCAGGCGGTGACCTGAGCCTCAGCCCCAGCCGTTCAGCTGACCCACTGCCTGGCTACGCAGCCAGTGAGGGGGATGGAGACAGGCTCGGGGTGCAGCTGTGTGGGGCCGGCAGCAGCCCTGAGCCCGAACATGGCTCCAGGGACTCCCTGGAGCCTAGCTCCATGGAGGCTTCCCCAGAGATGCACCCTGCAGCCCGCCTCAGCCCCCAGCAGGCTTTCCCACGGACTGGTGGTTCTGGGCTGAGCCGCAAGGATAGCCTCACCAAAGCCCAGCTCTATGGAACCTTGCTTAACTGA
- the BEGAIN gene encoding brain-enriched guanylate kinase-associated protein isoform X10 — MGSHQSSQASAADMEKLSALQEQKGELRKRLSYTTHKLEKLETEFDSTRHYLEIELRRAQEELEKVTEKLRRIQSNYMALQRINQELEDKLYRMGQHYEEEKRALSHEIVALNSHLLEAKVTIDKLSEDNLPSDFQERVSLHMEKHGCSLPSPLCHPVYADSVPTCVIAKVLEKPDPASLSSHLSDASACDLAFREGVEKPGPRPPYKGDIYCSDTALYCPEERQRDRRPSVDASVTDVSFLRAQNSTDSAAEEEEEAEAAAFPASYRHEAFPGYAASLPTSSSYSSFSATSEEKEHAQASTLTASQQAIYLNSRDELFDRKPPTTYESSPRYAKAMAAVAAPLEAEVAPGYRRTMSPYPAETFRFPASPGPQQALMPPNLWNLRAKPETTRLPGENMRGQWRPLSVEDIGTYSYPASAASRASPGSFSERYYGRGGGSPGSNIEGRASPLYASYKADSFSEGDDLSQGHLGEPCFLRPGGDLSLSPSRSADPLPGYAASEGDGDRLGVQLCGAGSSPEPEHGSRDSLEPSSMEASPEMHPAARLSPQQAFPRTGGSGLSRKDSLTKAQLYGTLLN; from the exons ATGGGCAGTCATCAGTCTTCCCAG GCCTCTGCCGCAGACATGGAGAAACTCAG CGCGCTGCAGGAACAGAAGGGCGAGCTGCGCAAGCGGCTGTCCTACACTACGCACAAGCTCGAGAAGCTCGAGACAGAGTTCGACTCCACGCGCCACTACCTGGAGATCGAGCTGCGGCGCGCACAGGAGGAGCTGGAGAAGGTCACAGAGAAGCTGCGCAG GATTCAGAGCAACTATATGGCTCTGCAGCGGATCAACCAGGAGCTGGAGGACAAGCTGTACCGCATG GGCCAGCATTATGAAGAAGAGAAGCGTGCACTGAGCCACGAGATTGTTGCCCTCAATAGCCACCTGCTGGAGGCCAAGGTGACCATCGACAAGCTGTCAGAGGACAAC CTGCCCTCAGACTTCCAGGAGCGTGTGAGCCTGCACATGGAGAAGCATGGCTGCAGCCTGCCCTCCCCACTCTGCCACCCAGTCTATGCTGACAGTGTCCCCACCTGCGTCATTGCCAAGGTGTTGGAGAAGCCTGACCCTGCCAGCCTGTCCTCCCACCTGTCAGATGCCTCAGCCTGTGACCTGGCCTTCCGTGAGGGGGTTGAAAAGCCAGGCCCACGACCCCCGTATAAGGGGGACATCTACTGTAGCGACACGGCCCTCTACTGCCCGGAGGAGCGGCAGCGAGACAGGCGGCCCAGCGTGGACGCGTCTGTGACAGACGTGAGCTTCCTGAGGGCCCAGAACTCCACCGACAGCGCagctgaggaagaagaggaggctgaggcggcaGCCTTCCCAGCAAGCTACCGGCATGAGGCCTTTCCTGGCTATGCAGCCTCACTGCCCACGTCCAGCTCCTACTCCAGCTTCAGCGCCACATCGGAGGAGAAGGAGCATGCCCAGGCCAGCACGCTCACGGCCTCCCAGCAGGCCATCTATCTGAATAGCCGTGATGAACTCTTTGACCGCAAGCCACCCACCACCTATGAGAGCAGCCCTCGCTATGCCAAGGCCATGGCTGCAGTGGCAGCCCCACTAGAGGCTGAGGTGGCCCCAGGGTACAGGCGGACCATGTCACCGTACCCAGCGGAGACCTTCCGCTTTCCGGCCTCCCCAGGCCCCCAGCAGGCCCTGATGCCCCCAAACCTGTGGAACCTGCGGGCCAAGCCAGAGACCACTCGGCTCCCTGGGGAGAATATGAGGGGCCAGTGGCGGCCCCTAAGCGTGGAGGACATTGGCACCTATTCCTACCCAGCCAGTGCCGCAAGCCGCGCTTCTCCCGGCAGCTTCTCTGAACGCTACTACGGTAGGGGTGGGGGCAGTCCAGGCTCAAACATAGAGGGCCGCGCCAGCCCCCTCTATGCCAGCTACAAGGCTGATAGCTTCTCCGAAGGTGATGATCTTTCCCAGGGCCACCTGGGAGAGCCCTGCTTTCTGCGGCCAGGCGGTGACCTGAGCCTCAGCCCCAGCCGTTCAGCTGACCCACTGCCTGGCTACGCAGCCAGTGAGGGGGATGGAGACAGGCTCGGGGTGCAGCTGTGTGGGGCCGGCAGCAGCCCTGAGCCCGAACATGGCTCCAGGGACTCCCTGGAGCCTAGCTCCATGGAGGCTTCCCCAGAGATGCACCCTGCAGCCCGCCTCAGCCCCCAGCAGGCTTTCCCACGGACTGGTGGTTCTGGGCTGAGCCGCAAGGATAGCCTCACCAAAGCCCAGCTCTATGGAACCTTGCTTAACTGA